The Lewinellaceae bacterium genome has a segment encoding these proteins:
- a CDS encoding AraC family transcriptional regulator, which yields MKSFGISRMEDIHDKHGGKPDAPHRHNYYTVLLVQKAKGQHFIDFKGFELKDGQVYFIAPGQVHQILEAEKSFGYSMVFSTQFLVENHIPLSFIEDLNLFNDYGDSPPLQLDDEMLKSLSGYCEQIIRFYHSDDKFRDAAIGSILKLFLIGCNNVCTVPRNHPQQIESGNSILRQFKTLVEDHFTEWHATSQYAEVLNISPDHLNRTVKSLIGKTAKEYIQSRITTAAKRMLYFSGLSTKEIAYELGFSEPAHFSAFFKNCSGMSPSQFKKNR from the coding sequence ATGAAAAGTTTCGGCATTTCCCGTATGGAGGACATCCACGACAAACACGGTGGGAAACCTGATGCGCCCCATCGCCACAATTATTATACGGTGCTCCTGGTCCAAAAAGCAAAAGGTCAGCATTTTATTGACTTCAAGGGATTTGAACTGAAAGACGGACAGGTCTATTTCATCGCGCCGGGACAAGTGCACCAGATTCTGGAAGCCGAAAAATCATTTGGTTATTCTATGGTTTTTTCCACCCAGTTTTTGGTGGAAAACCACATTCCACTCAGCTTTATTGAAGACCTCAACCTTTTCAATGATTACGGCGACAGTCCGCCCCTCCAGCTCGATGATGAAATGTTAAAAAGCCTTTCGGGTTATTGTGAACAGATCATCCGTTTTTATCATTCCGACGACAAGTTCAGGGATGCAGCCATCGGTTCTATATTAAAACTATTCCTGATCGGATGCAATAATGTTTGTACCGTACCACGCAATCACCCTCAGCAGATAGAGTCGGGTAACTCCATCCTCAGGCAATTTAAGACCCTGGTCGAAGACCACTTTACCGAGTGGCATGCCACTTCCCAATACGCGGAAGTGCTGAATATCAGTCCGGATCACCTCAACCGGACCGTCAAATCCCTGATCGGAAAAACCGCCAAGGAATACATCCAGTCGAGAATCACCACCGCTGCCAAACGTATGCTTTATTTCTCCGGGCTTTCCACCAAGGAAATCGCCTACGAACTCGGATTCTCCGAACCGGCTCATTTCAGTGCTTTTTTTAAGAATTGCAGCGGCATGTCCCCTTCACAGTTCAAAAAAAACCGCTGA